In the genome of Acidimicrobiia bacterium, the window GCCGGGACCGAACCACACCCCGTCCCTGAGGTCGACCTGCAACAAGCGGTTGCCGACGACGACGTTGTGGGTCTCTCCCGCCGGCGCGGCCGTGTCCAAATCGCCGACGGCAACCCCCTCGATGGCGGTGCTCAGTCCGACGCCGATACGGCCGACGGTTGCGTCGTCCGGATCGGGACCGAGCCGCACCGTCGCCTCCTTCGCCACCTCGTCCCTGGAGAACTCGAGAGTCACCGACTCGCCGGGCCGACGGCCGGTGAGCGCCGCGATGAGGGCCGTCGGCCCGGTGATCGCCGTGCCGTCGAACGACGTGATCACGTCGCCTTCCTCGAACACGTCGGCCGCTTCGAACCCGGCCTGGGTGGTGGTGACCGAGGCGCCGACCGCCTGCACGACGTAGCAGCCGCCGTCGTCCGGCACCGGATCGGCAGTCGTCGTCGTCACCGCAGGGAACTCGATCCGGTCCGGCAGGTCGGGCAGCGGGGTCCGTTCCGGGCGGGGTTGGGCGCACGCGACGGTTACGACGAGCAGGGCGACGGAGAGCAGCGAGACACGCCGCGACATCTGCGGCAGCGTAGCGGCGAACGCCGGATGCGAGCCCTCACCTCGAGGAAGGAGAGCCTGGGCGGGTGCGCTCAGCTCAGCCTGGCCTCGATGCCGCTGAGGATGATGTCGAGGCCGAACTGGAACTCCTCGTCGTGGCTGCACTCCATGAGGTGGGGCACGAGCTTGGCGACGTTCGGGAACTGCTCACCGTATTCGCGCAGCAGGGCATCGGCCTTGGCGTGGTCGTGGTCGGAGTCCTTGCCCCAGGTCGACGAGGTCTCCTGGAAGGCGTAGCCCATCACGTGACTGGAGATGACGTGCCAAGCGTGGTGGACGAGATCCATCGGGTAGCCGGCGTCGAGGAGAACGCCGAGCGTCCTGTCCATCAGGGCGAAAGCGCTCGGGCCGGTGAGCTCGCGCGACGTGATGAGGGGCACCGCCCAGGAGTGGGCGGCGAAGACGTCCTTGGCACGGGTCGCAGTCTCGGTCACCGCGCTCTTCCAGTCGCCGCCGTTCGGCAGGGGAACCCCGATCTCCGCGAACAACCCGTCGACCATGCCGTCGAGGATGTCGTCCTTGCCGCCGACGTGGTTGTACAGCGACATCGCCTCGACGCCGAGGGCGTGCCCGAGCTTGCGCATGCTGAGAGCTTCGATGCCCTGCTCGTCTGCGAGCTCGACGGCTGCCTCGATGATGCGCTTCCTGGTGAGCGGGGTCCGGAGCGTCGTTTCGTCGACCGTCATTGGTCGTTGACCTTACCGAGTCGATCAAGACTCGATCGCGATTCGTTGAGAAACCGACTTGACAAGCTTACGGTGTACGCAATAGCTTACGCCGTATGCTTACGTTGTACGCTTACACCGTAGGTCACTGAAGGCAGCCAGTCAAGGCATCAGGGAGGAAGAAGACCATGCTCTCGAGCCCCGAGGCGCTCGCCAGAAGCAGCGCCCACCACCCATGGAGGACAGTCGCCATCTGGGCGGCGATCCTCGTCACCGCGGTAGGACTCACATCGGCGTTCCTGGGAGATGCGCTGACCACGTCGGCCGACTTCACATCCAACCCGGAGTCGAAGCGGGCTCTGGCGCTCATTGAGGAACACCGCGGTGAGGCAACCGACACCGAGCTCGTCGTCGTCACCTCCGAAACCGTCCCAGTCACCGATCCCGCCTATCAGGGCTACGTCTCCGAGTTGCAGGCGGTCATCGGCTCGCTCGGCGCACAGACGGTCAGCCACGTCGGGAGCTACCTCACCGAAGACGGACCGGTCTCGGACAGCGGTCGCTCTGCGCTCCTCCCGGTGACGCTCGCCGGCAGCGAGGTCGACGAGACCACCGAGCAGGCCGTCGTGGTGCGCGACGCCATCGCCGAGGTCGACGCCCCGGACGGCATCGCGGCGCTCATCACCGGTCCCTCGACGCTCGCCGACGAGTTCAACACGATCGCAGAGGAGGACCTGCAGACCGGCGAGACCATCGGGCTCGGGGTTGCTCTGCTCGTCCTCGTCTTCGTGTTCGGCTCGGTCGCCGCCGGGATCGTCCCGATCATCCTCGGCATGGCCGCCATCGCCGTCGCCCTCGGGCTGGCAGCGATCGTCGGCATGGCGTTCGACCTCTCGTTTTTCGTGACGAACATGATCACGATGATCGGCCTCGCCGTCGGCATCGACTACTCGCTGTTCATCGTCTCCCGGTACCGGGAGGAGCGAGCGAGGGGACTCGCCAAGCTCGACGCCATCACCCGGGCGGGCGCCACCGCCAGCCGGGCCGTGTTCTGGTCCGGCATGACGGTCGTGCTCGCATTGCTCGGCATGCTCATCCTCCCGAACACGATCTTCCGAAGCCTCGGCATCGGGGCGATCCTCGTGGTCATCGTCGCCGTGGCGGCCTCGATGACGCTGCTCCCCGCAGTCCTCTCGCTCATGGGCGACAGGGTCGACGCCCTCAGGATCCGGGGGCGGAGCACCAAGTCGCAGGGTCGGCAGGGACGGTTCTGGGACCGCATCACCCATGCGGTCATGGACCGACCGATCGTCAGCTTGGTGACGGCGGCGACGGTCCTCGTCGTCCTGTCGCTCCCCTACTACTCCATCGCCACCGGATTCTCCGGCGTCTCGACGCTCCCCGACGACATCGAGTCGAAACAGGCGTTCGAGATCCTCGAGGACGAGTTCTCCGGCGGGATGAGCTCGCCGGTCGAGATCGTCGTCGACGGCGCCATCACACCCGAGATCGATGAGGCGATCGCCGCCTTCCAGTCGAGCCTGGCCTCGCTGGCGACGTTCGGCCCGTCCACGGTCGAGGTGAGCCCCACCGGTGACCTCGCCATCGTGTCGGTGCCCCTGACGGGGGACGTCAACTCGGAGACCTCGCTCGACGCGGTACGCGACCTGCGAGCCGAGATCGTGCCCGCCGCCTTCGGCGCCACGGACGCCGACGTCCTCGTGGGCGGCGAGACCGCCATCACCGTCGACTTCGTCAACCAGACGAACGACTTCACGCCGATCGTGCTCACGTTCGTGCTGACGCTGTCGTTCCTGTTGCTCACGGTGGCGTTCAGGTCGGTCGTCATCCCCGTGAAGGCGATCATCCTCAACCTGCTGTCGGTCGGAGCCGCATACGGCATGGTCGTCGTGTTCTTCCAATCGGGCGTAGGGCCCGGTTGGGTCAAGTCGATCGCGGAGGGCCTCGGTTTCAGCCAGGTCGACACGATCGAGGCCTGGCTGCCCCTGTTCCTGTTCTCAGTGCTCTTCGGCCTGTCGATGGACTACCACGTGTTCCTGCTCAGCAGGATCCGCGAGCAGTTCGATCGCACCAAGGACAACACGGCATCGGTGGCGTACGGGCTGCGGACGACGGGTGCCCTCATCACGGGGGCGGCGGCGATCATGGTCGCCGTGTTCGCCGGCTTCGCGGCCGGGAGGCTCGTGTCCTTCCAGCAAATGGGCTTCGGCCTCGCCGTGGCCGTCCTGCTCGATGCGACGATCGTGCGCACCGTACTCGTCCCTGCCTCGATGAAGCTGCTCGGCGAGCGCAACTGGTACCTGCCGAGTTGGCTCGAGTGGCTCCCCCACCTCGAGATCGAAGGACGCCACGACGACGCACCACAAGACGACCGCCGCGAGCTCGTCAGCGCCTGACGTTCGTCATTGCGATCACTGGGAGGGGGCGCTCCGGCGCTCCCTCCGTGGCCGTGCTCATTCCTCCTCTTCTTCGGGCTCTTCCTCCTCTTCCTCCTCCTCGAGCTCCTCCTCGAAGGCCTCTTCCTCTTCCTCTTCCCACGCTTCCTCGCCCGGCCACTCGTCGTCCTCCCCAGGATCGTCGGAGACCCGCGGCAATGAGACTGCTCCGACGAGGACGCTCGGGACCACGTCAGACAGTCCTTCGTCGATCAGCCGGCCGATCTCGTCGTCCGTCGCCGGCGACTCCCTGAGTCGGAGCACTAGGCCGGCGACCGTGTGACGCTGCCCTTCGTCGAGCCGACTCAGCAGCGGAGCTGCCGTCAGCGCCGCATCGACGTCGTGGGGTGAGTCGACGAGGTCACGAACGACCCTCACCAGGCTGTCGCGCCGCAGCTCGAGGATCGTCTCCGCTCCGGCCCTGGTCCCACCGTCCCAGATGATCCTCCGCAGGATGCCGAGCGCTTCGGGCGTCGCGTCGTACAGCGAGTGCACGCCGGGCATCCTGCCGCGGCGACCGCTCGGCGGTTCGAGCTCGATGTCGACGATGCCCGGCCCGAAGAGCGGCTGGAGGGGACCTCCGACGACGTCCGACGAGTAGTAGACGTTCGTCCATCTCGTCGGGGCGAACGGGGCCGCCTGATGCCACGACTGCGTGCCGACTCGGCCGCGCACGTATTCGAACCGGTAGCTCGCACGGTCGAGTTGCCGCCGCGGCGGGCAGCTGGCAAGCGTCCGGTTCCACTGTGCCTGAGCGATGGCGTCCGGCCCGGACGCCATCAGGAAGTCGGCATGGGTGAGCGGGCATGCCAGCGTCACGAGGTCGGTGATGGCCCAACGAGCCGCCGTCTCGTCACCGGGAGGATCGGACCGGGTGTCCTGCCACCGGGCCGAGAGGGCACGCTGCACGGCCTGGAACCGACTGAACCCTATGTCACCACTCGAAGCGGCGACGGATGGCGGCCCCATCCACAGCGCCTCGCCGTCGAGCTCTACCGCGTCGGCGGCCTCGCGGATCTCCTGCGCCGTCGCCGGACCGATGCCGTAGAAGCGATTCGTGTCCGTCCAGTAGTCGCGCACGATGTCATAAGCCACGACGGACCCGAGGCTGTGGCCGACGACGACGATCCGCTCGTACATGGGACGGGTGCTCCCCACGTACGTCATGTCGTGGAGATTCCGCAGCAACGTGACACCTTCACGCCGGATCGCCCGCTGGATGGAGACGTTGTCGGCGACGTTGTGGAGGTATCGAGGCACATCGCCGAGGTGCCACACGATCCAGCCTGATGCGGCCGGGATGACTGCCCCGCCGATCCACCGCAGGATCGCCCGCTCCGCATCCCAGGTGCCCGGCAGGACGAAGCTGAGCACCAGCGTCACCAGCGCCACGAACAGCGCCACCACGCCGTAGCCGATGTGGTAGCGGAGGAACCGCTTCAGCCGCGGCCCGAGCCGTCGCCAGTTCGGGAGCAGACTCCCGAGCCATGCCGTCACGTGACGCAGCTCGCTCCCCTGCACGAGATTCGCCCAGTAGAGCTCGTAGAAGTCGGTGCTCACCGGTGGCGGTGGCGCCGGCTCGGCAGCAGATCGCTCGATGGGCGGTAGCCAGGTCACCTTCATGCGCTTCAGGTCGCGCTGGTCGGAGACCCGGTCCGGCGCGGCGAACGCCAGATCGTCTTCGTCGGTGATGCCATCGACGTAGCCGGAGAGCGTCGACATGGGCCGCTGCTGGCCGATGCCGTGCACGACGACGACTGCCTGGCGAGCCCGCTGTTCTGCCATGTCTCCCTCACCCGAACTTCGCTCCTCGACGTTACAGACGACCCGGGGAGGGCGGGGTCCCGCGCGAGGGAAGCTCGTCAGATCGGCAGGCCGTATCCGAAGAGCAAGTGGTAGAAGAGGAGCACGGTCATGCCGATCGTGACGTAGATCGACAGGGCGAGCGCCGCCCTGTGCCTGCGGAACAGCCAGACGAGCTCGGAGACGATCATCGCCACCGAGACCTTGGCGATCCCAGCCCAGACCGGGTGGATCTGGAACAGGCGGTCCATGAACGGGTTCGCCTCGACGGCGCCACCGATCAGGGCCCGATACGTGATGACGAGATCGGCGAAGTTGAGCGCGTTGAACACCGCGAGGACGAGCAGCACCGCAGATCTGTGCTCGCGATAGCGGAGGAGCACCTCCTCGTACCGGGCAACGAACGAGTTCCGGGGAACTCTTCGGTCGAATCCCATGCGACGCTCGGGATACGTCAGGCGGTACTGCTCGCGGCGATCAGTCTCGCGACGATCCCTGCTCTCGATTGCCATGCCCGGCACCACACTCCGTCGGATATCCGGATGCGGAGAGTAGCGAGTTGTAAGGATTCCATCATCCCGGTGTCGTATAAGTGCAGAAGGCATGTGACGTATCACAGCACCAGGGGGTCTGTCTGTATGGGCAGGACGACAGGGAGGTACAGGGGAATGGCTTCCATCGACGATCGGCGGCCGCCGACCCGGGCGGACTACCGGCCGCCGAAGCTCGAGCGACTGGCTCCGACGGACGCTGCCAGGGTCGACAGCCGGTTGGCACTTCGCCGTCAGATCCCGCTGCGATAGACCTCGGAGTCCGCCGGCCAGGCGATCAGCGTCCGCTCGCGGCGACTCGGCCCTCCCTCGCCGAGGTGGACCACAACGCACACGGCAATCGGATGCGAGCCATCTGAAGGCTCTTGCGGGATCAGGGCACGATCCCGGCCGCCTCCCCAACCGTCCGGTACCACTCGGCGAGCGACGAGACGGTCTCGTGGGCGTTGAGCCCGCTCGGATTGGGTACGACCCACAGCTCGGCCTCTCCGATCGGATCCGGTTGGCGACCCTGCCGCGCCGTCCGACGGTTGAAGGCGGTGCGATAGGCGGTGATCCCCGCCACGGCGACGACCCGAGGACCATGGACCGCCACTACCTGCTCGAGTCGTCGTCTGCCCTCCCGCAACGCCTCGTCCGTCACCTCGCTGGCGCGAGCGGTCGCTCCGGCAACGAGGTTCGTGATGCCGATTCGGCGGTCGACGACGTGGGCACGGTCGTCAACCGTGAACCCACGGCGGCGGTCGATCTCACGATCGATCAGTCCCGCTCGCCGCAGTGCCGGGTAGAACCGGTTTCCCGGGTGCGCAAAGTGGGTTCCGACGGCGGCTGTCCACAGTCCGGGGTTGATGCCGACGAACAGGAGCCGCACCTCAGGCCCGATCAGATCGGGCACGGTCCTTCCCCGGAACGTCTCGAGCTCTTCCCGCGTGAATCCCATCGGCCCGAGAGTACGGCGGACGCCGCGCCGGGACGCCGAGGCGTGAGGTTCCCCTCCCGTTCCGGCGTCCCACAGTCGCACATGTGCGATGGAGGTACGCAAGAACGGAAAGCGCCCTGCCCCCTCCCGTTCCGGCGTCCCACGGTCGCACATGTGCGATGGAGGTACGCAAGAACGGAGGGCGGGGCGGGCGGCACCTGCATCGCGACCGGCAGCATGCCTACTGTCGCATGTCTCTGACACCGAGGACGCGGCGGCTTCACGAGATCCACGTCTGACTCGGGGGACGGCAGCCAAGCAGAGGAGGCGGGAATGGTGGCGCGCGTGTTCGGAGGACTCGGGCTGCTCGCCTCGATCTTCCGTGGCGGATGGAAGAGACTCCTCTGGGTCGGGCTCATCGTCGGCCTCCTCGTGCTCCTGCTGCTGTGGCTCTCGGCGGGGGCGGCGCTCCCGGACGACGGCGATCCGATCGAGGAGTCCACGACGGCGGCCGTCGGCTTCATCGAGAAGATCACCACGGCAGGTGGTGGTGCGGTGGGGTCCCGGCGAGTCAACCTCGTCGTCAGCGACGTCGAGTTGACGTCGTTCCTGCGCATCGGCAGCCAGCTTGCCCGGCAACTCGAGGGTGAAGGCCCCACCTCGATCGAGGACCTGGCGTCGCAACGCGACGAGATCTTCGACGAGATCCCCGGTGGCGATGCGATCCGCGACATCCTGGCGCAGCGCGACCGGCTCTCGGGGGTTCCCGACATCGACGAGACCGACTTCAAGCTGCGGTTCGAGATCAGGGATCCCGAAGTGCGCTTCCGTGCAGACGGATCCGCCGTCATCCGGGGCTCCGGCAAGTTCCTCTTCCTCACCGTCCCGGCCCGCGTCGTCGTCGCTCCCCGGGTCGAGGCCGGCACGCTCGTGTTCGACTTCGTGGAGGGGCAGCTCGGAAGGGTGGGGCTCCCGGAGTCGATCGTCGATCGAGCCGGCGAGGCGCTCGTCTCGCTGATCCTGGCGGGGCAGAACTACGCGGCGATCACCGACATCACGATCACCGAGGGCACCTTGCGGCTTCGGGCCAGGGCTGCGGGATGATGCGTCAGCCCGTCAGGAAATCGACGAGCGCCGCCGTGATGGCGCCGGCCGCCTTCGACCTGAACCCCTCGTCTTCGAGCAGTGCGATGTCCGAGGCGTTCTTCATGTTGCCCACCTCGAGGAAGACCGCCGGCACGTCTGAGAGGTTCAAGCCGCCGAGGTCGCTGCGCTCCGACAGCCCGTCGCTCCCCACGTAGTCGGCGACTGGCATGCCGCTTCCCGGAAACGCAAGCAGCAGCGCCTCAGCGAGAGCGCGCGATTCGCCGGCGATGTCGTCCGTGAGCCCCGGTATCGGTGCCGGGTGGATGACGTGGAATCCCCGCCCCGTCGCGGGACCACCGTCGGCGTGGATCGAGATGACCGCATCGGCTCCTGCCTCGTTCCCGATGGCGGCCCGTTGGTCGATGCACGGGCCCCACCCGTCGTTGTCCCGGCGGGTCATGACGACGGTTGCCCCCAACTCCTCGAGGGCGTCTCTCGTTGCCAGAGCCAATGCCCAGTTGAATGCCGCCTCCGGGTAGCCGTCGTCGGCCTGGGTGCCCGTTGTGTTGCACGCCTTCGTTCCGTTGCCGATGTCGACGAGTCGGTTTATCTCATCGGGGTGCTCGGCGTTCTTGCCGTTGTGGCCCGGATCGATCACCACGACCATGCCGGCCATCGACACGTCCGCAGTCGTCGTGGTGGTGGCTGCCGCCGTCGTGGTGGGCGCCGTGGTCGTGCCGGCGGGCACCGTCGTGGGGGGATCCGTCGCCGGAGGAACCGTCGTCGCAGCGATCGTCGTAGGAGGAGCGGTCGTGTCTGCGAGCGTCGAGGTAGCTGGCGGCGTCGACGACGGACTCGACCCGGCGGAGCACGCCGCGACGACGAACACGGCCACGAGCGCTCCAAGATTCCGGTGACGGGGCATCCGATGCATCGTACGTGTATCTCGACCGCCGAGACTCCCTCTGGTTGAGCCGGTGGCAAGAGGACGCCACCGGAATCCACAGGGCGGCCGGCGTGCCGCCCGAGAGCAAGGGGGGAACCATGCTCAAGAGAACCCTGATCGCCGCGCTCGTGGCGGCCGTCATGGCATCGACCCTCGGGGCGACGCTGGCCATCGCGGCCGGGGATCCGCAGGGATCGGTCACCGAGGCCGGGAGCGCCACCACTCCGGAGAACGTGGCCCGCTGCAACGGCGGCCAGCATCAGAAGCACAAGGCGCTGATCTCGAACCAGCCGCTCCAGTTCGACGAGGCTGCAGGCCAGGTCGTCATCGGGGCGATCAACTTCGCAGTGCCGTCCGGCCGGGACACGATCGAAGTCGACTTCAACGCAGAGACGCGCCTCTACGGCGCCGCCGACGAGGGCCACTGGATCCAGATCGACGTCTATCTCGACGGAGTGCTCATGAATCCGAACGATCCCGTGAGCCCGGTCGCCATCGCAGACGACGATCGAGGCTGGGAGTCGAACGGCACCAGCGTGTGCCAGCGGGTCCGCAAGGGCTACCACACCGTGGTCGCCAAGGCGTCTGCTGTCGACTTCTACGGATCGGCCAATCTCAACGCCTGGCTCGACGACTGGACGCTGGAACTCGACCAGTACGAGTGACCGACAGGATCGAGCGAAGGGCGGCGGCTCCAGGGCCGCCGCCCTTCGGCGCGCTCAGGGTTTGACGGCTCGCACGATCATCGAGTCCAGGCCATCACCGACGGTGTGCGTCGAGGCGAGCACGATCTCCGTGAACCCGGCCGCGGCGAGGTCACGCCGGTATTCCGACACCGACAGGGCACCTGCGATGCATCCGACCCAGCTGCCCCGCTCGGCTCGTTGTTCCGGCGTGAGCCTGTCTTCGGCGACGATGTCCGTGATGCCGATCCGGCCGCCGGGGCGGAGGACCCGGAACATCTCGGCGAATACGGCGGGCTTGTCCGTGGACAGGTTGATCACGCAGTTCGAGATGACGACGTCGACGGTGGCGTCGTCGAGTGGGATCTCTTCGATGTAGCCCTGGAGGAACTCGACGTTGGTCGCGCCGGCTTCTGCCGAATTGCGCCGCGCCAGCGCCAACATCTCATCGGTCATGTCGAGGCCGTATGCGAAGCCCTCGGGACCTACCCGCTTGGCCGAGAGCAAGACGTCGATGCCTCCGCCGGAGCCGAGATCGAGAACCGTCTCCCCCTCGTTCAACTGGGCGACCGCGATCGGATTACCGCACCCGAGACTGGCGAGGGCGGCGGCCTCCGGTATCCCGGTGAGTTCGGCGGCCCCGTACAGGGTTACTCCGAATCCCCCATCGGAGGTGCCGCAGCATGCCGAGTCGCAACAGTCGCCCGAAACGGACACGGCACTGGCGGCGTAGCGCCTCCTGACCTCTTCCCTGATCTGCCTGGCTCCGACGGTCACGTGCGCTCCCATATCGACGTCGATCTATACGTTATCCATCAGATCGATGCCTGTCAATATAACGCCACCCGCCATATACTCGGCGACGTGGAAACCGACGTCATCGAGGCATGCTGCGCCCCGGTTCTCGCCGAGACTCTGTCGGCCGACGAGGCCGAGCAGCTGGCGGCGGCGTTCAAGGTGTTGGCCGACCCGGTGCGCCTCCGGCTCCTCAGCATGATCGCCAGCTCCTCCGACGGGGAGATGTGCGCCTGCGACCTGGTCGAGCCGCTCGACAGGAGCCAACCGACGATCAGCCATCACCTCTCGGTGCTCGCCGCGGCCGGGTTGCTGACCCGGCAGCAGCGGGGCAAGTGGGCGTGGTTCAGCGTCGTTCCAGACCGCGTCGCGGTCTTGCGCGAGGCGCTGGCCGTCCCCTGAGCCCGTCGTTCGTCCTGGACATCGGCGCCACCCGCAGGACTACCTTGCCGCCCATGGCAGATCTGCCGACCGGGATCGCGACGTTCGTGTTCACCGACATCGAAGCGTCGACCACGATGCTGCAGCGCCTCGGAACCCTCTACGTCGAAGTGCTCGAGGACCACGACCGCATCATCCGACAGAGCTTCGGGCAGCTGAGAGGTGTCGAGGTGAGCAACGAGGGCGACGCCTTCTTCTACGCCTTCGGCTCTGCAGCCGACGCAGTCGCCGCGGCGCTCGACGCGCAGCGGAAGCTGCACCGCCACTCGTGGCCGGATGGAGGGACGGTGCGTATCCGAGTCGGCCTCCACACGGGGGCAGCCGAGCTCGGGGGCACCAATTACGTCGGCATCGCGGTCAACAAGGCAGCGCGCATCTCTGCAGCAGGCCACGGAGGTCAGGTGCTCTTGTCTGGCGACGCGGTCACCGCGGCCGGGGACACACTTGGAGACGGTGTCTCGCTCATCGACCTCGGTGAGCATCGGTTCAAGGACCTCGACGAGCCGACGAGGGTCTACCAAGCATTGGCCGCCGACCTGCCGGGCAACTTCCCCCCGATTCGATCGCTCGACACCCGTCCCAACAACCTGCCGAGCGTTGCGTCGGAGTTCGTGGGGAGAGCCGCTGAAACCGACCGGGTCTGCGAGCTCGTAGAAGCGGCTCGCGTCGTGTCGCTCGTCGGACCCGGAGGAACAGGCAAGACCCGGCTCGCCATCAACGTCGCCTCCCGGCTGCTCCCCCGCTACCGGGACGGGGTCACCTTCGTGTCCCTCGAGTCGATCGAAGATCCCGAGCTCGTATCGTCGGCCGTCGCCACCGCACTCGAGGTCGACGTCGGCGACCGTCCAGCCACCGAGACGGTGACACATGCCCTGCGAGAATCACACAAGCTCCTCGTCCTCGACAACTTCGAGCACGTGCTCGATGCCCGCACGCTGGTCGGCACGATCGTGGAGCGCGCCCCCGACGTCACCGTGCTCGTCACGAGCCGGGTGCTGCTGCGGGTCAGGGGCGAGCACGTGTTCAACGTCCCCCCAATGTCGACGGGAGACGGTGTGGAGCTGTTCATCGCCCGCGCAGCCGCCGCCGACCCACTCCTCGACGTCGGCGAGGCCGAGCGGGCTGTGATCGACGGCATCGTCGCCAGGCTCGACAGCCTCCCTCTGGCAATCGAGCTGGCAGCGGCGCGGGTCCGGTTGTTCGGTGTCGCCGGCCTGGCGGACAGGCTCTCGGACCGCCTCGCGGTGCTGACGTCCGGCGCCGACGACGCCCCGGGCCGGCACCGGACACTGCGAAACACGATCTCGTGGAGCCACGACCTCCTCGACGCATCTGCCAAGCTCGCCCTGGCGCAGCTCAGCGTTTTCGTCGGGGGCTTCACGCTCGACGCCGCCGAGGCGATCGTCGATCCGGCGCACGGCCCCGTCGAAGCCGTCGCAACTCTCCTCGACGGGAGCATCATCGACCGCCGGCTGATTGCCGGCGAGACGCGCTTCACGATGCTCGACTCGATCCGGGACTTCGCATCCGAGCAGCTCGCAGCAAGCGGGCAGGAGGCAATGGTCCGCAAACGCCACGCCGAGTACTTCGCCGAGCTCGCCCGGGCCGCCCGGGACCTCCTCGAAGGGCCTGCGCAGATGGCATGGCTGCAACGCCTCGGCGACGAGCACGACAACTTGCGGGCCGTCGCCCGGTATTGCCTCGAAGCACGAGAACCCGATCGCGCCCTGGTAGCGGTTGGGGCCTCCTGGCGGTTCTGGCACCGGAGGGGACATCTGGTCGAGGCACGAGACGTGCTGACGCGACTCCTGGCGCTCCCGGGCGCAGATCCGGTGGCGCGCACCGAGGGCCTGAACGGTCGCGCCGCCATCGCCTACTGGCTCGGAGACTACGAGTCGGCCGAGCGGGACTACGTCGAGCTGCTCCCCATCTTCGAGGGGCTCGGCGCCACCAGCCGAGTCGCCGAGACGCTCTTCGGGCTGAGCACGACGGTCGCCTTCCTCGGGGCCCTCGACCGAGCGTTCGAGTACGCAGATGCCGCCAAGGAGGCGTACGAGCGGGCGGGCGACTCGGAGGGGAGCCGTCGGGTGAGCGCCGCCAAGTCGTTCGTTGCGTGGCAGGCGGGCAAGCTCGAGGAGAGTCTCGAGCTGTGGTCGTCGACCCGTGACCTCTACGAGCAGGCCGGCGACATCGCCGAAGCGCTGCAGACGCAGGCGGCGATGGCAGCGGTGACGCACCGACTCGGTCGGACACCGGAGGCGATCGGCATGCTCATCGATGTTCTCGGCGGGATGTGGCGAATCGAAGACG includes:
- a CDS encoding adenylate/guanylate cyclase domain-containing protein, whose translation is MADLPTGIATFVFTDIEASTTMLQRLGTLYVEVLEDHDRIIRQSFGQLRGVEVSNEGDAFFYAFGSAADAVAAALDAQRKLHRHSWPDGGTVRIRVGLHTGAAELGGTNYVGIAVNKAARISAAGHGGQVLLSGDAVTAAGDTLGDGVSLIDLGEHRFKDLDEPTRVYQALAADLPGNFPPIRSLDTRPNNLPSVASEFVGRAAETDRVCELVEAARVVSLVGPGGTGKTRLAINVASRLLPRYRDGVTFVSLESIEDPELVSSAVATALEVDVGDRPATETVTHALRESHKLLVLDNFEHVLDARTLVGTIVERAPDVTVLVTSRVLLRVRGEHVFNVPPMSTGDGVELFIARAAAADPLLDVGEAERAVIDGIVARLDSLPLAIELAAARVRLFGVAGLADRLSDRLAVLTSGADDAPGRHRTLRNTISWSHDLLDASAKLALAQLSVFVGGFTLDAAEAIVDPAHGPVEAVATLLDGSIIDRRLIAGETRFTMLDSIRDFASEQLAASGQEAMVRKRHAEYFAELARAARDLLEGPAQMAWLQRLGDEHDNLRAVARYCLEAREPDRALVAVGASWRFWHRRGHLVEARDVLTRLLALPGADPVARTEGLNGRAAIAYWLGDYESAERDYVELLPIFEGLGATSRVAETLFGLSTTVAFLGALDRAFEYADAAKEAYERAGDSEGSRRVSAAKSFVAWQAGKLEESLELWSSTRDLYEQAGDIAEALQTQAAMAAVTHRLGRTPEAIGMLIDVLGGMWRIEDVAGTVMAVDLMAAVVATRDPVDGVTLAGAAARHRESLGGGLAPEAVGLPHRPPNG